In Hasllibacter sp. MH4015, the following proteins share a genomic window:
- a CDS encoding glycosyltransferase has protein sequence MAQNKVVERVSRRVFRRVSRTSEPTLPLPDHRPCLLTSRRDRDDWQGWLSRALRTRSASRILATHSNARKLADGITFGTYLRLNPDVADTAQSPVEATFHYLEFGVAEGRLARPTHVDNGFIARYHGHVLPDHLSPTDAVFALQKAGIAITEIALEERDFWCLHGLHHTLADIFHHETYFAAIDAASLPLPAPDRLSCIRHFVGVGLDHGLPPHPDDRLDPAFYRASLADLSLPCPPGSLHRHWASIGLRAGAHANAAACLRHAHGLHLPAELPKRLPAQTRSAGAIARLISRPEPHLPLLDPTHPDLRRFLLDLARHARQSGHRRRAEALLAHILCACPDDPRAALDLADLIHGQDDIDREVTLRQIPPVDFDSGANAITLAELHLSKGRVANALDLLDALPDAHRGDVALHSRARQVARGAFDHVWSNLDHHIAIESVPAVQRLLTLAITAYAPPPTAAPRPRPLRNVAILANDDLYQCKLYRADQKVDQLRAAGISARIYLQSRDVAALHADLDQFDAVIFQRNPAFPQIADVMLETATRGLPTFYDIDDLIFDAAQFPPPLADYAGQITATDHARIACGVPLFAAAAALCTTGIASTETIRAALAPLTVSGTAIHHPNGLGGLHNAAMAHCAPRDADGKLILFYGSGTKAHKGEFREILEPALAQILATYPGQVALHLMGDFPDLVHLDPAHPDVHIIAPVWDFEVYAQHLSKADIALSVLAPSKASDAKSEIKWMEPAMFAIPSVVSPTRTMQHAIVDGETGFLAADTKAFTDFLSRLIEDAPLRRRVGRAAQADVLHKYGCETLGPALARAMAPPPQPDKIRLLVANVFFPPQDIGGATRVVADNIDHIQDHYGDAFQIDVITTLEGGTSAHGITRTTRDETQVWAVTAANGVDEGAMRDPVMDARLEAIFDRVDPQIVHIHCMQRMGVGLIDICRRRGVPYVLTLHDGWWTSPHQFIVGPDGTPALYDFTDPQSERAKIAHRCLRDASALVSVSDPFADLHRAVGLRDITVIENGVSPLPARKRTPPAPGRVRLGLIGGAARHKGHDILRAAICARSFDNIDLVIVDHALPPGTQVQEVWNTTPVTRIPRRPQSEIGALYGSFDVLLAPSVWPESYGLVAREALAMGLWVVASDRGAIGADITEGANGHVVPVDDHRALANILARIDAAPERYAQPPAIIPALRSSADQAEDLVALYRRILGRGTSENEVVHIQVA, from the coding sequence ATGGCGCAAAACAAGGTGGTGGAACGGGTATCGCGGCGCGTCTTCCGGCGCGTTTCCCGAACATCCGAACCGACACTACCCCTTCCCGATCACCGCCCATGCCTGCTGACCTCCCGGCGGGATCGCGACGACTGGCAGGGCTGGCTCTCCCGCGCGCTTCGCACCCGATCCGCGTCCCGGATCCTCGCCACCCACTCTAACGCGCGCAAACTTGCCGATGGGATCACGTTCGGCACCTATCTCCGCCTGAACCCGGACGTTGCGGACACCGCCCAATCCCCGGTGGAGGCTACGTTTCACTACCTCGAATTCGGTGTGGCGGAGGGGCGCTTGGCCCGCCCCACACACGTCGATAATGGCTTCATCGCCCGCTACCACGGCCATGTCCTGCCCGATCATCTGTCCCCCACCGACGCCGTATTCGCCCTGCAAAAGGCCGGCATCGCGATCACCGAAATTGCCCTAGAGGAGCGGGATTTCTGGTGCCTCCACGGCCTGCACCATACCCTGGCCGACATCTTTCATCATGAGACGTATTTCGCCGCGATCGACGCGGCCAGCCTGCCCTTGCCCGCACCCGACCGCCTGTCCTGCATCAGGCATTTCGTGGGCGTCGGGCTCGACCATGGGCTTCCGCCGCACCCCGATGACCGGCTCGACCCGGCCTTCTACCGGGCCAGCTTGGCCGATCTGTCGTTACCCTGCCCGCCGGGGTCGCTGCACCGCCACTGGGCCAGTATCGGCCTGCGCGCCGGGGCCCATGCCAATGCGGCGGCTTGCCTGCGCCACGCCCACGGCCTCCACCTTCCGGCCGAGTTGCCCAAGCGCCTTCCGGCCCAGACCCGCTCGGCAGGCGCGATTGCGCGGCTCATCTCGCGGCCCGAGCCGCACTTGCCCCTCCTTGATCCCACGCATCCCGACCTGCGCCGTTTCCTCCTCGACCTCGCGCGCCATGCGCGCCAATCCGGCCATCGGCGGCGGGCGGAGGCGCTGTTGGCGCACATCCTGTGCGCTTGCCCCGATGATCCCCGTGCGGCGCTCGACCTTGCGGACCTGATCCACGGCCAGGACGACATTGATCGCGAAGTCACCCTGCGCCAGATCCCGCCCGTCGATTTCGACAGCGGCGCGAATGCCATCACCTTGGCCGAGCTGCACCTGTCGAAGGGCCGCGTGGCCAATGCGCTCGACCTTCTCGACGCGCTCCCCGATGCTCATCGCGGCGACGTTGCCCTGCATTCCCGCGCGCGACAGGTGGCACGCGGGGCCTTCGATCACGTCTGGTCCAACCTCGACCACCACATCGCAATCGAAAGTGTCCCCGCGGTTCAGCGCCTGCTCACCCTCGCGATCACCGCCTATGCCCCGCCGCCCACCGCGGCACCGCGCCCTCGGCCCCTGCGCAATGTCGCGATACTTGCCAATGACGACCTCTACCAATGCAAGCTCTACCGCGCCGATCAGAAGGTGGATCAATTGCGCGCGGCGGGCATCTCCGCGCGCATCTATCTGCAAAGCCGCGACGTGGCCGCGCTTCACGCCGATCTCGATCAATTCGATGCGGTGATCTTTCAGCGTAATCCCGCCTTCCCCCAGATCGCCGACGTGATGCTTGAGACCGCAACTCGCGGCCTTCCGACCTTCTACGACATCGACGACCTGATCTTCGACGCCGCGCAATTCCCGCCGCCCCTTGCCGATTACGCGGGCCAGATCACGGCCACGGACCACGCGCGCATCGCCTGTGGCGTGCCGCTTTTCGCTGCCGCCGCCGCCCTTTGTACCACCGGCATCGCCTCCACCGAAACCATCCGCGCGGCCCTTGCGCCGCTGACCGTGTCCGGCACCGCGATCCACCATCCCAACGGGCTCGGCGGCCTGCACAACGCCGCAATGGCCCATTGCGCGCCGCGCGATGCGGACGGCAAGCTGATCCTCTTCTACGGCTCCGGCACCAAGGCCCATAAGGGGGAGTTCCGGGAGATCCTGGAACCTGCCCTCGCGCAGATCCTCGCCACCTATCCCGGTCAGGTCGCCCTGCACCTGATGGGGGATTTCCCGGACCTCGTCCACCTCGACCCCGCGCATCCGGACGTCCATATCATCGCGCCCGTCTGGGATTTTGAGGTCTATGCCCAGCACCTCTCAAAGGCTGACATCGCCCTCTCCGTCCTCGCCCCGTCCAAAGCGTCCGACGCCAAGTCGGAGATCAAGTGGATGGAACCGGCCATGTTTGCCATCCCCTCCGTCGTCAGCCCCACGCGCACGATGCAACACGCGATCGTGGATGGCGAAACCGGGTTTCTCGCGGCGGACACAAAGGCCTTTACGGACTTCCTCTCCCGCCTCATCGAAGACGCGCCCCTGCGCCGCCGGGTGGGTCGCGCGGCGCAGGCCGACGTCCTGCACAAGTACGGCTGTGAGACCCTCGGCCCCGCGCTTGCCCGCGCCATGGCACCTCCGCCACAGCCCGACAAGATCCGCCTGTTGGTCGCCAACGTCTTCTTCCCGCCGCAGGATATCGGCGGCGCGACCCGCGTCGTGGCGGACAATATCGACCACATCCAGGACCATTACGGCGACGCGTTCCAGATCGACGTCATCACGACGTTGGAGGGGGGGACATCGGCCCACGGCATCACGCGCACCACGCGCGACGAAACGCAGGTCTGGGCCGTCACCGCCGCCAATGGCGTCGATGAGGGGGCGATGCGCGACCCCGTCATGGACGCGCGGCTGGAGGCGATCTTCGACCGGGTCGATCCGCAGATCGTCCATATCCATTGCATGCAGCGCATGGGCGTGGGCCTGATCGACATCTGCCGCAGGCGGGGTGTGCCCTATGTCCTGACCCTCCATGACGGCTGGTGGACCTCCCCGCACCAATTCATTGTCGGGCCGGACGGTACGCCCGCGCTTTACGATTTCACCGATCCGCAATCGGAACGCGCAAAGATCGCCCATCGGTGCCTGCGCGATGCCTCCGCCCTTGTCTCCGTGTCCGACCCCTTTGCAGATCTGCACCGCGCCGTCGGCCTTCGCGATATCACCGTGATCGAAAACGGCGTCTCACCCCTGCCCGCCCGCAAACGCACGCCCCCTGCGCCGGGTCGGGTGCGGCTTGGCCTGATCGGCGGCGCGGCCCGGCACAAGGGCCATGACATCCTGCGCGCCGCCATCTGCGCGCGCAGCTTTGACAATATCGACCTCGTCATCGTGGATCACGCCTTGCCCCCCGGCACCCAGGTGCAGGAGGTCTGGAACACCACCCCCGTCACCCGCATCCCCCGCCGCCCGCAATCGGAGATCGGCGCGCTTTACGGCAGCTTCGACGTCCTGCTGGCACCGTCTGTCTGGCCCGAAAGCTATGGCCTTGTGGCGCGAGAGGCGTTGGCGATGGGCCTTTGGGTCGTCGCGTCGGATCGCGGCGCAATCGGCGCGGACATCACCGAAGGGGCGAACGGACACGTGGTTCCCGTGGACGATCACCGGGCGCTTGCAAATATCCTCGCCCGGATCGACGCCGCGCCGGAGCGGTATGCCCAGCCGCCCGCCATCATCCCGGCCCTGCGCTCCAGCGCGGATCAAGCGGAGGATCTGGTCGCCCTCTACCGCCGCATCCTCGGGCGCGGCACCTCAGAAAATGAAGTCGTGCACATCCAGGTCGCTTAG
- the gpmI gene encoding 2,3-bisphosphoglycerate-independent phosphoglycerate mutase has protein sequence MPGPPRPVVLCILDGWGIGQTRDDNAPLLADTSNFDALMAECPNATLRTHGRDVGLPDGQMGNSEVGHTNIGAGRVVKMDLVEINDAIAEGSFASRPALEDFIATLKDNGGTAHLMGLVSDGGVHSQLAHLEAAVKVIAGAGVPVAIHAITDGRDVAPKSAAEFIEGLMARLPEGAVIATVLGRYFAMDRDNRWDRVERAYDAMVRGEGTEADTPLHAVTAAYDAEKTDEFIPPSVIDGYGGMRDGDGIFMLNYRADRAREILAAQGDPGFDSFDVGGRPDFAAKLGMVDYSKAHDAYMTTVFPKQQIKNTLGEWVAKKGLRQFRLAETEKYPHVTFFLNGGVEVPEKGEDREMPKSPDVATYDLQPEMSAGQVTDLFVNAIREQYDLIVVNYANPDMVGHTGDLAATMAACEAVDEGLGKAVAALREVGGAMIICADHGNCETMVDPETGGPHTAHTTNLVPVILVNGPEDTGLRDGRLADLAPSLLQLMGLEQPEEMTGESLLT, from the coding sequence ATGCCCGGTCCCCCCCGCCCCGTTGTCTTGTGCATTCTGGACGGCTGGGGCATTGGACAGACCCGCGATGACAACGCGCCCTTGCTTGCCGACACCTCCAATTTCGACGCCCTGATGGCGGAATGTCCGAACGCGACCCTGCGCACCCACGGGCGCGATGTGGGTCTGCCGGACGGACAGATGGGCAATTCGGAGGTCGGGCACACGAATATCGGCGCGGGCCGGGTCGTGAAGATGGACCTGGTGGAGATCAATGACGCGATTGCCGAAGGCTCATTCGCCAGCCGCCCCGCGCTGGAAGATTTCATCGCAACGTTGAAGGACAACGGCGGGACCGCGCATCTGATGGGGCTGGTCAGCGACGGCGGCGTACATTCGCAACTGGCGCATCTGGAGGCGGCGGTGAAGGTGATTGCGGGCGCCGGTGTTCCCGTGGCGATCCATGCAATCACCGATGGGCGCGACGTTGCTCCGAAATCGGCGGCGGAGTTCATCGAGGGCCTGATGGCGCGGCTGCCGGAGGGCGCCGTGATCGCCACTGTTCTGGGCCGCTATTTCGCCATGGACCGCGATAATCGCTGGGACCGGGTGGAGCGGGCCTACGACGCCATGGTGCGCGGTGAGGGGACGGAGGCGGACACGCCGCTGCATGCCGTGACGGCCGCCTATGACGCGGAGAAGACCGATGAATTCATCCCGCCCTCGGTGATCGACGGGTATGGCGGGATGAGGGATGGCGACGGGATCTTCATGCTCAATTACCGCGCCGACCGCGCGCGGGAAATCCTCGCCGCCCAGGGCGATCCGGGGTTTGACAGCTTCGACGTGGGCGGGCGTCCGGACTTTGCCGCCAAGCTGGGCATGGTCGATTATTCCAAGGCCCACGATGCCTATATGACGACCGTGTTCCCCAAGCAGCAGATCAAGAACACGCTGGGGGAATGGGTGGCAAAGAAGGGTCTGCGCCAGTTCCGCTTGGCGGAGACGGAGAAATACCCCCACGTGACGTTCTTCCTGAATGGCGGTGTGGAAGTGCCTGAGAAGGGTGAGGATCGGGAGATGCCGAAATCCCCGGACGTCGCCACGTATGATCTGCAACCGGAGATGAGCGCGGGGCAGGTGACGGACCTGTTCGTCAACGCAATCCGGGAGCAATACGACCTGATCGTGGTGAATTACGCGAACCCGGACATGGTGGGCCATACTGGCGATCTGGCCGCGACGATGGCGGCTTGTGAGGCGGTGGATGAGGGGCTTGGGAAGGCCGTTGCGGCCCTGCGGGAGGTGGGTGGTGCGATGATCATCTGCGCCGATCACGGAAATTGCGAAACCATGGTGGACCCGGAGACCGGGGGGCCGCACACGGCCCATACCACGAACCTGGTCCCGGTGATCCTGGTGAACGGCCCGGAGGATACGGGCCTGCGCGACGGGCGGCTGGCCGATCTGGCGCCGAGCCTGTTGCAGCTGATGGGGTTGGAGCAGCCCGAGGAGATGACCGGTGAAAGTCTGCTGACGTGA
- a CDS encoding peptidase M23: protein MLRALLLGLAGLVAAAPVAAQSDPAMTAREASRMLEDAAEALADADSARDRVEALTETVRAYEHGLDALRAGIRDAALRERTILLVFEAERERLARLLGVLQRIEEAPAPATLLHPEGPLGTARLGMIVAEVTPAVARQATALRGQLEELAVLRALQDGAVGQLEAGLTGVQEARTALSQAIADRVDLPERFSLDTDAMRQLLESVDNLGSFASLLGESPASTTADLPDFTAARGRLELPVLGALLRRFNEADAAGISRPGVLYAVPPRALLTAPWPASIRYAGPLLDYGNVIILEPDADYLLILAGAGDLFVTAGELVPADAPLGLMPGGSDIPGEELIVSDAQGGGAGLTETLYMELRQGGSPVNPLDWFAAE, encoded by the coding sequence ATCCTGCGCGCGCTCCTCCTGGGCCTTGCGGGGCTTGTCGCGGCGGCACCGGTCGCGGCCCAAAGCGATCCGGCGATGACCGCGCGGGAAGCAAGCCGGATGCTGGAGGATGCGGCCGAGGCGCTGGCCGATGCCGACAGCGCGCGGGACCGGGTGGAGGCGCTGACCGAAACCGTGCGCGCCTATGAACACGGGCTCGATGCCCTGCGCGCCGGGATCCGCGACGCGGCCCTGCGTGAACGCACGATCCTTTTGGTCTTTGAGGCCGAGCGGGAACGGTTGGCCCGGCTTCTGGGTGTGTTGCAGCGGATCGAGGAAGCCCCTGCGCCCGCCACCCTGCTGCATCCCGAAGGGCCGTTGGGGACCGCGCGGCTGGGAATGATCGTGGCCGAAGTCACGCCCGCCGTCGCGCGACAGGCCACCGCTTTGCGGGGCCAGCTGGAAGAACTGGCGGTTCTGCGCGCGTTGCAGGACGGTGCGGTAGGGCAGCTTGAGGCGGGATTGACCGGCGTGCAGGAGGCGCGCACGGCCCTGAGCCAGGCGATTGCCGACCGCGTGGACTTGCCGGAGCGATTCTCCCTCGACACGGATGCGATGCGGCAATTGCTGGAAAGCGTCGACAATCTGGGCAGCTTCGCATCACTGCTGGGGGAAAGCCCGGCCTCCACCACCGCGGACCTGCCCGATTTCACGGCGGCGCGCGGCAGATTAGAGCTTCCGGTGCTGGGCGCGCTTTTGCGGCGGTTCAACGAGGCCGACGCCGCGGGTATTTCGCGTCCGGGTGTGCTATACGCGGTGCCGCCCCGCGCGCTTCTTACAGCGCCCTGGCCCGCGTCGATCCGTTATGCCGGACCGCTGCTGGATTACGGAAATGTCATTATCCTGGAGCCCGATGCGGATTATCTACTTATCTTGGCCGGTGCGGGCGATCTGTTCGTCACCGCCGGGGAATTGGTACCGGCGGACGCGCCGCTGGGCCTGATGCCGGGGGGATCAGACATCCCCGGAGAGGAATTGATCGTTTCCGATGCGCAAGGTGGTGGTGCCGGGCTGACGGAAACGCTTTATATGGAACTGAGACAGGGCGGGAGCCCGGTGAACCCGCTGGACTGGTTCGCCGCCGAATAG
- a CDS encoding S41 family peptidase — MKRLMFAAIGGIAGGVLLSTQVAGPLLAQEEARNSSVYEQLDLFGDIFERIRQNYVEEVDEAELIEAAINGMLISLDPHSSYISASDFEDMQVQTRGEFGGLGIEVTQEDGFVRVITPMDGTPAMEAGVEAGDFITGVDGEALLGLTLEEAVDLMRGPVGSDIVITIVREGEEEPFDLTITRDRIQLTAVRARLEGNTAILRVSTFSDQTYPNLRDGLEGLIEEVGGLENLNGVVLDLRNNPGGLLTQAIRVSDAFLEQGEIVSTRGREPQDGERYNATPGDMIEGLPMVVLINGGSASASEIVAGALQDHRRAVVVGTNSFGKGSVQSVMPLAGDGAMRLTTSLYYTPSGRSIQALGVAPDIIVEQRDPIEVEEDEDGRPARTEASLRGSIENESLSEDEIRQLEEERAEAEATAALRNEDYQLAYAIDILTGLNALGPN; from the coding sequence ATGAAGAGACTGATGTTTGCAGCGATTGGCGGGATTGCCGGTGGCGTGTTGCTGAGCACGCAGGTGGCCGGGCCGCTTCTGGCGCAGGAAGAGGCGCGAAACTCCTCCGTCTACGAGCAGCTGGACCTGTTCGGCGACATCTTCGAGCGCATCCGTCAGAATTACGTGGAAGAGGTGGATGAAGCCGAACTGATCGAGGCGGCGATCAACGGGATGTTGATCTCGCTCGATCCCCATTCCTCCTATATCTCGGCCAGCGATTTCGAGGATATGCAGGTCCAGACCCGCGGCGAATTCGGCGGCCTTGGCATCGAGGTGACGCAAGAGGACGGTTTCGTGCGCGTCATCACGCCGATGGACGGCACGCCCGCGATGGAAGCCGGGGTCGAGGCCGGGGATTTCATCACCGGCGTGGACGGAGAGGCGCTTCTGGGTCTGACGCTGGAAGAGGCCGTGGACCTGATGCGCGGCCCCGTCGGCAGCGACATCGTCATCACCATCGTGCGGGAAGGCGAAGAAGAGCCGTTCGACCTCACCATCACCCGCGACCGTATTCAGCTGACCGCCGTGCGCGCGCGGCTGGAGGGGAACACCGCGATCCTGCGCGTGTCGACATTCAGTGACCAGACCTATCCGAACCTCCGCGACGGGCTGGAAGGCCTGATCGAGGAAGTGGGCGGGCTGGAGAACCTCAACGGCGTGGTGCTGGATTTGCGCAACAATCCCGGCGGTCTCCTGACCCAGGCGATCCGCGTGTCCGACGCGTTCCTTGAGCAGGGGGAAATCGTGTCCACCCGCGGTCGGGAGCCGCAGGACGGCGAACGCTACAACGCCACGCCCGGCGACATGATCGAGGGCCTGCCGATGGTGGTGCTGATCAACGGCGGCTCTGCCTCCGCCTCCGAGATCGTGGCGGGTGCCTTGCAGGACCATCGCCGCGCGGTTGTCGTGGGCACCAATTCCTTCGGCAAGGGCTCCGTCCAGTCCGTCATGCCGTTGGCCGGTGACGGTGCGATGCGGTTGACCACGTCGCTTTACTACACGCCGTCGGGACGGTCGATCCAGGCCCTTGGCGTTGCGCCCGACATCATCGTGGAACAGCGCGATCCGATCGAGGTGGAGGAGGATGAAGATGGCCGCCCCGCCCGGACGGAAGCGTCCCTGCGCGGGTCGATCGAAAACGAATCCCTCTCCGAAGACGAAATCCGCCAGCTGGAGGAAGAGCGGGCGGAGGCCGAAGCCACCGCGGCCTTGCGCAACGAGGATTATCAGCTGGCCTATGCCATCGACATCCTGACCGGCCTGAACGCGCTTGGCCCGAACTGA
- a CDS encoding RNA pyrophosphohydrolase has protein sequence MTPEEAAKLPYRPCVGVVLTNADGRVFAGQRADMDTPAWQMPQGGVDKGEAPLDAAYRELEEETGVGRHNVSLIRESADWLHYDLPLDVIPTRWKGKYRGQKQMWVQFRLEAPDDVIDLTHMDVEFRDWTWMTADEILAAIVPFKRDIYAAVIREFGL, from the coding sequence CTGACGCCAGAGGAGGCCGCAAAGCTTCCCTATCGCCCGTGCGTGGGGGTCGTTCTGACCAATGCGGACGGGCGCGTATTTGCCGGGCAACGGGCGGATATGGACACGCCCGCGTGGCAGATGCCGCAAGGCGGTGTGGACAAGGGGGAGGCCCCGCTTGACGCCGCCTACAGGGAGCTGGAGGAGGAGACGGGCGTGGGGCGGCACAACGTCTCGTTGATCCGGGAGAGTGCTGATTGGCTGCATTACGACCTGCCGCTGGACGTGATCCCGACCCGTTGGAAGGGCAAGTATCGCGGACAGAAGCAGATGTGGGTCCAGTTCCGGCTGGAGGCGCCCGACGACGTGATCGACCTGACCCACATGGATGTGGAATTCCGGGACTGGACATGGATGACCGCCGACGAGATCCTTGCCGCCATCGTGCCGTTCAAGCGGGATATCTATGCCGCCGTGATCCGCGAATTCGGTCTGTGA
- a CDS encoding cupin domain-containing protein: MTNDFSFDWAIAPETPETFFADYFEKKPLVIKRGQSDYFADLLGYDDIDRVVSTMGLSHPEVNVTKSDGNITPADFAYETGQIDPVRVSQLFADGATVILSGLHERLPQLARYCRAMEAVMSARVQTNIYMTPPGNQGFNPHYDSHDVLVLQIAGSKEWRVYGTPVELPLNDQGFERGMDVGEEQMRFMLEPGDTLYLPRGMAHDAVATDETSLHITTGLMFRTWADVLAEAVIAKAHREPAMRRALPPGYANHGADLDAHDATFAELVALVGDAPAGKLLSGFREEFLTGRVPRVEGQMAQLAALEDLTLDSRVGGRPHLIFALHDVPDEDQVCLVCQGAEIVLPDFARSAMEFCLTTPDFAVRDMGGDLDDDGKLVLARRMAREGLVQVL; the protein is encoded by the coding sequence ATGACCAACGATTTCAGTTTTGACTGGGCCATCGCGCCCGAAACGCCCGAGACATTTTTCGCGGATTATTTTGAGAAGAAGCCCCTCGTCATCAAGCGCGGGCAAAGCGATTACTTCGCCGACCTGCTTGGCTACGATGACATCGACCGTGTCGTCTCCACGATGGGTTTGAGCCATCCGGAGGTCAACGTCACCAAGTCCGACGGCAACATCACGCCCGCCGATTTCGCCTATGAGACGGGGCAGATCGACCCGGTCCGTGTAAGCCAGCTTTTCGCCGATGGCGCGACCGTCATCCTGTCGGGCCTGCACGAACGCCTGCCGCAACTCGCCCGCTATTGCCGCGCGATGGAGGCCGTGATGTCGGCCCGCGTGCAGACCAACATCTACATGACACCGCCGGGCAACCAGGGCTTCAACCCCCATTACGACAGTCACGATGTGCTGGTCCTGCAAATCGCCGGATCCAAGGAATGGCGCGTCTACGGCACCCCCGTCGAATTGCCCCTCAACGATCAGGGGTTCGAGCGGGGCATGGATGTGGGCGAAGAACAGATGCGCTTCATGCTGGAACCCGGTGACACGCTCTACCTGCCGCGCGGCATGGCCCACGACGCCGTCGCCACGGATGAGACATCGCTGCATATCACCACCGGCCTGATGTTCCGCACCTGGGCCGACGTGCTGGCCGAAGCGGTGATCGCAAAGGCGCATCGCGAACCGGCCATGCGCCGCGCCCTGCCTCCGGGATACGCCAATCACGGCGCCGATCTCGACGCCCATGACGCGACCTTCGCGGAGCTTGTGGCATTGGTGGGCGATGCGCCCGCCGGAAAGCTGTTGTCCGGCTTTCGGGAGGAATTCCTGACTGGCCGTGTGCCGCGCGTGGAAGGGCAGATGGCGCAACTCGCGGCGCTGGAGGATCTGACCCTCGACAGTCGCGTGGGCGGTCGCCCGCATCTGATATTCGCACTCCACGATGTGCCGGATGAGGATCAGGTCTGCCTGGTCTGTCAGGGGGCGGAAATCGTGCTGCCGGACTTCGCGCGCTCGGCGATGGAGTTCTGCCTGACAACCCCCGATTTCGCCGTGCGCGACATGGGCGGCGATCTGGACGATGACGGTAAACTGGTGCTTGCCCGTCGCATGGCGCGTGAAGGTTTGGTTCAGGTCCTCTGA
- a CDS encoding twin-arginine translocation signal domain-containing protein, with translation MSSDHKKKTLTDTDISTDRAKAQTSGRRGFMGLMAAGGVAGAAATLTPREASAQGTDSDNGAWTDAGGCGRGSGGVSTGLVDADNGSGGTDAPGFGRGAPYC, from the coding sequence ATGTCCAGCGATCACAAGAAGAAGACCCTGACCGACACCGATATTTCGACGGATCGTGCCAAGGCCCAGACCTCCGGCCGCCGTGGCTTCATGGGTCTGATGGCCGCAGGTGGTGTTGCCGGTGCAGCCGCCACGCTTACCCCGCGCGAAGCAAGCGCACAGGGTACCGACAGCGACAACGGCGCGTGGACCGATGCCGGTGGCTGCGGCCGTGGCAGCGGCGGTGTGTCCACCGGGTTGGTGGATGCCGACAACGGCTCCGGCGGGACCGATGCGCCGGGTTTTGGCCGGGGCGCGCCCTACTGCTGA
- a CDS encoding alpha/beta hydrolase, with translation MARAPYPGLHPDLWDIVRGIEDAFPEPQDTLPVATFRKRLEEMAAKSPMVPPPGLTTRDWHLTIAGRDVRLRAYLPDNAGSDALLYMHGGGWMLGSIKGHDQVCADLAHGTGLRVVSIDYALSPEHRYPVALDECIAAFEVIAGGQSPLGPVRNTWLGGDSAGGNLALGTALRLRDHNGPVPAGLFLVYPCTDPACAFPSYEAQADAPFLSTALMHRFWREYLGGQEPDIYAAPARADMAGLPQTIMLNATLDPLIDEGDDLARLLRDAHVPLDYIRAEGLIHGLLRFRHSAPAAQAAFQAALDAIRARL, from the coding sequence ATGGCGCGCGCGCCCTATCCCGGATTGCACCCCGATCTGTGGGACATCGTGCGCGGTATCGAGGACGCCTTTCCCGAACCGCAGGACACTTTGCCCGTCGCCACATTCCGCAAACGGTTGGAGGAGATGGCGGCGAAATCCCCGATGGTCCCGCCCCCGGGCCTGACCACGCGCGATTGGCACCTTACGATCGCTGGCCGGGACGTCCGCCTGCGCGCCTACCTGCCCGACAATGCCGGTTCCGACGCACTGCTCTACATGCATGGCGGCGGCTGGATGCTCGGCTCCATCAAAGGGCACGATCAGGTCTGTGCCGATCTCGCCCATGGAACGGGGCTTCGCGTCGTGTCCATCGACTACGCCCTGTCGCCGGAGCATCGCTATCCCGTCGCCCTCGATGAATGCATCGCAGCCTTTGAGGTGATCGCAGGGGGTCAAAGCCCGCTTGGACCCGTGCGGAACACGTGGCTTGGCGGCGACAGCGCCGGGGGCAACCTGGCGCTTGGCACGGCGTTGCGCTTGCGCGACCACAATGGGCCCGTCCCGGCGGGCCTCTTCCTGGTCTATCCCTGTACCGATCCCGCCTGCGCGTTTCCGTCCTACGAGGCACAGGCCGACGCGCCATTCCTGTCGACGGCACTGATGCACCGGTTCTGGCGCGAATATCTGGGCGGTCAGGAGCCCGACATCTACGCCGCCCCCGCCCGCGCTGACATGGCGGGCCTGCCGCAAACGATCATGCTGAACGCCACGCTCGATCCGCTTATCGACGAAGGCGATGACCTCGCGCGCCTGTTGCGTGACGCCCATGTGCCGCTCGACTACATCCGGGCCGAGGGGTTGATCCACGGCCTGCTCCGCTTCCGCCACTCTGCCCCGGCCGCGCAAGCCGCGTTTCAGGCAGCACTCGATGCGATCAGGGCGCGGCTCTGA